One genomic window of Denticeps clupeoides chromosome 14, fDenClu1.1, whole genome shotgun sequence includes the following:
- the nt5e gene encoding 5'-nucleotidase — translation MGTWWRVALLCALCRADWPLTLLHTNDVHARVEETGRDSGACTRGDCYGGVARRFTKIREVRAADRNVLLLDAGDQFQGTVWFNFYKGAEAAHFMNRLGYDAMALGNHEFDNGVDGLVKPFLQNVNCTVLSANIKADPNIAAQISGYYTAFKIFTVGSEKVGVVGYTSRETPALSMPGPYLQFEQEVGALQTQVDKLTTLGVNKIIALGHSGFTVDKEIAEKVRGVDVVIGGHSNTFLYTGDPPSSEVSAGPYPFIVQSQDGRKVPVVQAYAFGKYLGYLKVVFDDKGNVVLSSGNPILLNSSVPQDSSIQAEVENWKRNLANYSTQYVGRTLTYLNGTAQECRFRECNLGNLICDAMVDHNIKYADEVQWNHVGLCLLNGGSIRSPIDERTRNGSITMEDLISVLPFGGTFDLVQLKGTTVRKAFEHSVRRYGASTGEFLQVSGFQVEYNLQKAAGDRVKSIAALCTQCRVPRYEPLQSDKVYKIVLPSYLVEGGDGFAMIKEEKLKHDSGDLDIAVVERYIREMKRVRPFVEGRIKIYNSAFVGCSHVASLLLISMLWTLLVSL, via the exons ATGGGGACGTGGTGGCGCGTCGCGCTCCTCTGCGCCCTGTGCCGGGCCGACTGGCCGCTGACCCTGCTCCACACCAACGACGTCCACGCCCGCGTGGAGGAGACCGGCAGGGACTCCGGCGCCTGCACCCGGGGCGACTGCTACGGCGGGGTGGCGCGCCGGTTCACCAAGATCCGCGAGGTGCGCGCCGCCGACAGGAACGTGCTGCTGCTGGACGCGGGGGACCAGTTCCAGGGGACCGTCTGGTTCAACTTCTACAAGGGCGCCGAGGCGGCGCACTTCATGAACCGCCTGGGCTACGACGCCATG GCTCTGGGGAATCACGAATTCGACAATGGTGTGGACGGGCTTGTTAAGCCATTCCTGCAGAACGTGAACTGCACGGTGCTCAGCGCCAACATCAAGGCAGACCCAAACATCGCAGCGCAAATAAGTGGCTATTATACAGCCTTCAAGATCTTTACAGTGGGCTCAgagaaagtgggcgtggtgggATACACGTCACGGGAAACGCCCGCCCTGTCAATGCCAG GTCCATATTTGCAGTTTGAGCAGGAAGTGGGTGCCTTGCAGACGCAGGTCGACAAACTTACCACCCTCGGAGTGAATAAGATCATCGCCCTCGGCCACTCCGGTTTCACAGTCGACAAAGAGATCGCCGAGAAGGTCCGAGGGGTGGACGTGGTGATTGGAGGTCACAGCAACACGTTTCTGTACACAG GGGACCCTCCTTCGTCAGAAGTCTCGGCTGGACCGTACCCGTTTATTGTACAATCACAGGATGGGCGCAAAGTTCCCGTGGTTCAGGCCTATGCTTTCGGAAAATATCTTGGCTACCTAAAGGTCGTCTTTGACGACAAAGGCAACGTTGTGTTATCCAGTGGGAATCCAATCCTTCTGAATAGCTCCGTGCCACAGG ATTCTAGCATTCAAGCAGAGGTGGAGAATTGGAAAAGAAACTTGGCCAATTACTCTACTCAGTATGTGGGCCGGACTCTGACGTATCTCAATGGGACCGCTCAGGAGTGCCGCTTCCGCGAGTGCAACCTCGGGAATCTCATCTGTGATGCCATG GTGGACCACAACATCAAGTACGCGGACGAAGTCCAGTGGAACCACGTGGGCTTGTGCCTGCTGAATGGCGGATCGATACGCTCACCAATCGATGAGCGCACTCGGAATG gCTCCATCACCATGGAAGACCTCATCTCTGTCCTACCCTTTGGTGGCACGTTTGACCTGGTCCAGCTGAAAGGTACCACCGTGAGAAAAGCTTTTGAGCACTCAGTGCGACGATACGGTGCGAGCACTGGAGAGTTCCTCCAGGTGTCAG GCTTTCAAGTGGAGTACAACTTGCAGAAGGCTGCAGGCGATCGAGTAAAGAGCATCGCTGCCCTCTGCACTCAGTGCCGGGTCCCGCGCTACGAGCCCCTGCAGTCTGATAAAGTTTACAAGATAGTCTTGCCATCCTACCTTGTAGAAGGGGGGGATGGTTTTGCAATGATCAAGGAGGAAAAGCTGAAGCACGACAGTG GTGATCTGGATATTGCCGTGGTGGAACGCTACATAAGAGAGATGAAGAGGGTACGGCCATTCGTGGAGGGCCGCATCAAGATTTACAACTCTGCCTTTGTAGGATGTAGTCACGTGGCATCGCTTCTGCTGATTAGTATGCTGTGGACCCTGTTAGTGAGTCTATGA
- the snx14 gene encoding sorting nexin-14 isoform X2, whose amino-acid sequence MEGFKESIVQLGQAMKMDVLREVTRQYPLICFLLMFMVASTIILNRYLHILMVFWSFLAGFITFYCSISPDYLLPNVLFSLKPKIKQQAQQELFPSGHSCAVCGKRKCSRHRPTLLLENYQPWLDLKVYSKVDTSISEVLELILENFVYPWFRDITDDEACVDELRQMFRFFAAVMVRRAQKIDIPSVVIGKMAKAAMKHIEVFATARERVKSPECLQQAALEEYGPDLHVALQSRRDELLYLRKLTEMLFPYVMPPIFPECRSLALLIREVMTGSVFLPTMDFMADPDTVNHMVLIFIDDTPPEVATEPPSALVPFLQKYSDPRNKNPSVLKLELKEIRDQQDLLFRFMSFLKAEGAVHVLQFCLSVEEFNDKILCPELSDTELQALHSEVQQIYETYCLEESIDKIRFDASIVEEIHKIALGPYAEVVNLQKIPCMFEAYEHVLSLLENVFTPLFCHSDEYFRYLLCGAESPPRNSRLNRNTSKRGESFGISRLSSKIKGVFKNTTMEGAMLPSYTMVEGDDDQVEEATVVVEDDSPAEVATNAGTQRNLSAWVIRIPYVDFYEDDVKKEKIPVFCIDVERHDRKQVGHEPETWSVFRRYLEFYVLESKLTEFHGSFQDAQLPSKRILGPKNFDFLNSKRGEFEEYLQRLLQHPELSNSQLLADFLSPHSMETQFLDKMLPDVNLGKIFKSVPGKLMKEKGQNLEPFLQSFFTSCEAPKPKPSRPELTILSPSDCNKKLVSDLYKNNADLAEAVDRRHKPNYFMEIMSVDGVFDYMMFVGRVVFRVADWVHHLLSAGRILLKNTLEAYMDHYIQFKLEQILQEHRVVSLITLLRDAVFCESTEVRSAEDKQKRAKQTFEEMLNYVPDIVVKCIGEEARFEGIRFLFEMLQQPLLNKQMTYILLDIAVEELFPELKAHRDHSTSLVI is encoded by the exons ATGGAGGGCTTCAAGGAGAGCATAGTGCAGTTGGGACAGGCGATGAAAATGGACGTGCTGAGGGAGGTGACACGGCAGTACCCCCTCATCTGCTTCCTTCTGATGTTCATGGTCGCCTCAACCATAATCCTCAACAG ATACCTCCACATCCTCATGGTGTTTTGGTCATTCCTTGCTGGCTTCATCACATTCTACTGCTCCATCAGTCCAGACTATCTTCTGCCGAACGTCCTGTTTTCTTTAAAGCCAAAGATCAAA CAACAGGCCCAACAGGAGCTGTTTCCCTCGGGCCacagctgtgctgtgtgtggcaAGAGGAAATGCAGTCGCCACAG accAACTCTTCTGCTGGAAAACTATCAGCCATGGTTGGACTTGAAAGTGTATTCCAAAGTAGACACTTCTATATCTGAG GTTCTGGAGTTGATTCTGGAGAACTTTGTGTATCCTTGGTTCAG GGATATAACAGACGACGAGGCTTGTGTGGATGAGTTGAGGCAGATGTTCCGTTTCTTCGCTGCGGTAATGGTGAGACGGGCTCAGAAG ATTGACATTCcctcagtagttatagggaaaATGGCCAAAGCGGCCATGAAGCATATTGAAGTTTTTGCTACAGCGCGAGAGAGAG TGAAGAGCCCAGAGTGTTTGCAGCAGGCTGCTTTGGAAGAGTACGGCCCAGATCTACACGTGGCACTGCAAAGCCGCAGAGATGAGCTCCTCTACCTGAGGAAGCTGACAGAGATGCTCTTTCCTTATGTCATGCCACCAATATTCCCTGAGTGcag ATCTCTTGCACTCCTGATTCGAGAGGTCATGACGGGATCAGTTTTCCTTCCTACTATGGACTTCATGGCTGATCCA GACACTGTCAATCACATGGTGCTCATCTTTATCGATGATACTCCT CCTGAGGTGGCAACAGAGCCCCCCTCTGCCCTGGTGCCCTTTTTACAGAAGTACTCTGATCCCCGCAACAAGAATCCATCT GTGCTGAAGCTGGAGCTGAAGGAGATTCGTGATCAGCAGGATCTGCTCTTCCGATTTATGAGCTTCCTGAAGGCAGAGGGCGCTGTGCACGTTCTGCAGTTCTGCCTGTCTGTGG AGGAATTCAATGACAAAATCCTCTGTCCTGAGCTAAGTGACACTGAGCTGCAGGCTCTGCATAGTGAGGTGCAGCAAATTTATGAGACCTACTGCCTGGAGGAGAGCATTGACAAAATCCGCTTTGACGCTTCCATTGTGGAGGAGATCCACAAAA TTGCTCTTGGCCCGTATGCAGAGGTGGTGAACCTGCAGAAGATCCCCTGTATGTTTGAGGCCTATGAACATGTTCTGTCTCTGCTGGAGAACGTCTTCACCCCTCTGTTCTGCCACAGCGATGAG TACTTCAGGTACTTGCTGTGTGGTGCCGAGTCTCCACCTAGGAATTCCAGGCTAAACAG GAACACTTCAAAGCGGGGGGAGTCATTCGGGATCAGCCGTCTCAGCAGCAAAATCAAGGGGGTCTTCAAGAACACCACCATGGAGGGTGCCATGCTGCCCAGCTACACAATGGTGGAGGGGGACGATGACCAG GTGGAGGAGGCCACTGTAGTTGTGGAAGATGATTCCCCTGCTGAGGTAGCCACCAATGCAGGAACCCAGCGGAACCTCTCTGCCTGGGTCATCAGAATTCCGTATGTAGACTTTTACGAGGACGACGTCAAGAAAGAGAAGATTCCAGTCTTCTGTATTGATGTGGAGCGCCATGACCGGAAGCAGG TGGGTCACGAACCTGAAACATGGTCTGTCTTCAGGAGATATCTCGAATTCTACGTCCTGGAATCAAAGCTGACCGAATTCCATG GATCATTTCAAGATGCGCAACTGCCTTCCAAGAGGATTCTAGGACCAAAAAACTTTGACTTCCTAAATTCGAAGAGGGGTGAATTTGAAGAGTATTTGCAG AGACTTCTCCAACACCCGGAGCTCAGCAACAGCCAACTGCTGGCCGACTTCCTCTCCCCGCACAGCATGGAGACACAGTTTCTCGACAAGATGCTCCCCGATGTCAACCTTG GAAAAATCTTCAAGTCAGTTCCTGGAAAATTAATGAAAGag AAAGGACAGAACCTGGAGCCCTTCCTCCAGTCTTTCTTCACCTCCTGCGAGGCACCCAAACCCAAGCCCAGTCGGCCTGAGTTGACAATCCTGAGCCCCAGCGACTGCAACAAAAAG CTTGTCAGTGACCTGTATAAAAACAACGCTGATCTGGCAGAGGCAGTGGACAGGAGGCACAAACCAAACTACTTTATGGAGATCATGTCCGTGGACGGGGTGTTTGATTACATGATGTTTGTGG GCAGGGTGGTGTTCCGCGTGGCAGACTGGGTGCACCACCTACTCAGCGCGGGCCGCATTCTCCTAAAGAACACTCTGGAGGCCTATATGGACCACTACATCCAGTTCAAACTCGAACAGATCCTGCAGGAGCACAGGGTGGTCTCGCTCATCACACTTCTCAGAG ATGCTGTATTCTGTGAGAGCACCGAGGTACGCTCCGCTGAAGACAAGCAGAAACGAGCCAAGCAAACTTTTGAAGAGATGTTGAACTACGTCCCAG ACATTGTAGTAAAGTGCATTGGCGAGGAGGCCCGATTCGAGGGCATCAGGTTCCTCTTCGAAATGCTGCAGCAGCCTCTTCTAAACAAACAG ATGACGTACATCCTGCTGGACATTGCCGTTGAAGAGCTGTTCCCAGAGCTGAAG GCACATCGTGACCACAGCACCAGCCTGGTGATCTAG
- the snx14 gene encoding sorting nexin-14 isoform X1 encodes MEGFKESIVQLGQAMKMDVLREVTRQYPLICFLLMFMVASTIILNRYLHILMVFWSFLAGFITFYCSISPDYLLPNVLFSLKPKIKQQAQQELFPSGHSCAVCGKRKCSRHRPTLLLENYQPWLDLKVYSKVDTSISEVLELILENFVYPWFRDITDDEACVDELRQMFRFFAAVMVRRAQKIDIPSVVIGKMAKAAMKHIEVFATARERVKSPECLQQAALEEYGPDLHVALQSRRDELLYLRKLTEMLFPYVMPPIFPECRSLALLIREVMTGSVFLPTMDFMADPDTVNHMVLIFIDDTPPEVATEPPSALVPFLQKYSDPRNKNPSVLKLELKEIRDQQDLLFRFMSFLKAEGAVHVLQFCLSVEEFNDKILCPELSDTELQALHSEVQQIYETYCLEESIDKIRFDASIVEEIHKIALGPYAEVVNLQKIPCMFEAYEHVLSLLENVFTPLFCHSDEYFRYLLCGAESPPRNSRLNRNSLSLDDIRNTSKRGESFGISRLSSKIKGVFKNTTMEGAMLPSYTMVEGDDDQVEEATVVVEDDSPAEVATNAGTQRNLSAWVIRIPYVDFYEDDVKKEKIPVFCIDVERHDRKQVGHEPETWSVFRRYLEFYVLESKLTEFHGSFQDAQLPSKRILGPKNFDFLNSKRGEFEEYLQRLLQHPELSNSQLLADFLSPHSMETQFLDKMLPDVNLGKIFKSVPGKLMKEKGQNLEPFLQSFFTSCEAPKPKPSRPELTILSPSDCNKKLVSDLYKNNADLAEAVDRRHKPNYFMEIMSVDGVFDYMMFVGRVVFRVADWVHHLLSAGRILLKNTLEAYMDHYIQFKLEQILQEHRVVSLITLLRDAVFCESTEVRSAEDKQKRAKQTFEEMLNYVPDIVVKCIGEEARFEGIRFLFEMLQQPLLNKQMTYILLDIAVEELFPELKAHRDHSTSLVI; translated from the exons ATGGAGGGCTTCAAGGAGAGCATAGTGCAGTTGGGACAGGCGATGAAAATGGACGTGCTGAGGGAGGTGACACGGCAGTACCCCCTCATCTGCTTCCTTCTGATGTTCATGGTCGCCTCAACCATAATCCTCAACAG ATACCTCCACATCCTCATGGTGTTTTGGTCATTCCTTGCTGGCTTCATCACATTCTACTGCTCCATCAGTCCAGACTATCTTCTGCCGAACGTCCTGTTTTCTTTAAAGCCAAAGATCAAA CAACAGGCCCAACAGGAGCTGTTTCCCTCGGGCCacagctgtgctgtgtgtggcaAGAGGAAATGCAGTCGCCACAG accAACTCTTCTGCTGGAAAACTATCAGCCATGGTTGGACTTGAAAGTGTATTCCAAAGTAGACACTTCTATATCTGAG GTTCTGGAGTTGATTCTGGAGAACTTTGTGTATCCTTGGTTCAG GGATATAACAGACGACGAGGCTTGTGTGGATGAGTTGAGGCAGATGTTCCGTTTCTTCGCTGCGGTAATGGTGAGACGGGCTCAGAAG ATTGACATTCcctcagtagttatagggaaaATGGCCAAAGCGGCCATGAAGCATATTGAAGTTTTTGCTACAGCGCGAGAGAGAG TGAAGAGCCCAGAGTGTTTGCAGCAGGCTGCTTTGGAAGAGTACGGCCCAGATCTACACGTGGCACTGCAAAGCCGCAGAGATGAGCTCCTCTACCTGAGGAAGCTGACAGAGATGCTCTTTCCTTATGTCATGCCACCAATATTCCCTGAGTGcag ATCTCTTGCACTCCTGATTCGAGAGGTCATGACGGGATCAGTTTTCCTTCCTACTATGGACTTCATGGCTGATCCA GACACTGTCAATCACATGGTGCTCATCTTTATCGATGATACTCCT CCTGAGGTGGCAACAGAGCCCCCCTCTGCCCTGGTGCCCTTTTTACAGAAGTACTCTGATCCCCGCAACAAGAATCCATCT GTGCTGAAGCTGGAGCTGAAGGAGATTCGTGATCAGCAGGATCTGCTCTTCCGATTTATGAGCTTCCTGAAGGCAGAGGGCGCTGTGCACGTTCTGCAGTTCTGCCTGTCTGTGG AGGAATTCAATGACAAAATCCTCTGTCCTGAGCTAAGTGACACTGAGCTGCAGGCTCTGCATAGTGAGGTGCAGCAAATTTATGAGACCTACTGCCTGGAGGAGAGCATTGACAAAATCCGCTTTGACGCTTCCATTGTGGAGGAGATCCACAAAA TTGCTCTTGGCCCGTATGCAGAGGTGGTGAACCTGCAGAAGATCCCCTGTATGTTTGAGGCCTATGAACATGTTCTGTCTCTGCTGGAGAACGTCTTCACCCCTCTGTTCTGCCACAGCGATGAG TACTTCAGGTACTTGCTGTGTGGTGCCGAGTCTCCACCTAGGAATTCCAGGCTAAACAG GAATAGCTTGAGTTTGGATGATATAAG GAACACTTCAAAGCGGGGGGAGTCATTCGGGATCAGCCGTCTCAGCAGCAAAATCAAGGGGGTCTTCAAGAACACCACCATGGAGGGTGCCATGCTGCCCAGCTACACAATGGTGGAGGGGGACGATGACCAG GTGGAGGAGGCCACTGTAGTTGTGGAAGATGATTCCCCTGCTGAGGTAGCCACCAATGCAGGAACCCAGCGGAACCTCTCTGCCTGGGTCATCAGAATTCCGTATGTAGACTTTTACGAGGACGACGTCAAGAAAGAGAAGATTCCAGTCTTCTGTATTGATGTGGAGCGCCATGACCGGAAGCAGG TGGGTCACGAACCTGAAACATGGTCTGTCTTCAGGAGATATCTCGAATTCTACGTCCTGGAATCAAAGCTGACCGAATTCCATG GATCATTTCAAGATGCGCAACTGCCTTCCAAGAGGATTCTAGGACCAAAAAACTTTGACTTCCTAAATTCGAAGAGGGGTGAATTTGAAGAGTATTTGCAG AGACTTCTCCAACACCCGGAGCTCAGCAACAGCCAACTGCTGGCCGACTTCCTCTCCCCGCACAGCATGGAGACACAGTTTCTCGACAAGATGCTCCCCGATGTCAACCTTG GAAAAATCTTCAAGTCAGTTCCTGGAAAATTAATGAAAGag AAAGGACAGAACCTGGAGCCCTTCCTCCAGTCTTTCTTCACCTCCTGCGAGGCACCCAAACCCAAGCCCAGTCGGCCTGAGTTGACAATCCTGAGCCCCAGCGACTGCAACAAAAAG CTTGTCAGTGACCTGTATAAAAACAACGCTGATCTGGCAGAGGCAGTGGACAGGAGGCACAAACCAAACTACTTTATGGAGATCATGTCCGTGGACGGGGTGTTTGATTACATGATGTTTGTGG GCAGGGTGGTGTTCCGCGTGGCAGACTGGGTGCACCACCTACTCAGCGCGGGCCGCATTCTCCTAAAGAACACTCTGGAGGCCTATATGGACCACTACATCCAGTTCAAACTCGAACAGATCCTGCAGGAGCACAGGGTGGTCTCGCTCATCACACTTCTCAGAG ATGCTGTATTCTGTGAGAGCACCGAGGTACGCTCCGCTGAAGACAAGCAGAAACGAGCCAAGCAAACTTTTGAAGAGATGTTGAACTACGTCCCAG ACATTGTAGTAAAGTGCATTGGCGAGGAGGCCCGATTCGAGGGCATCAGGTTCCTCTTCGAAATGCTGCAGCAGCCTCTTCTAAACAAACAG ATGACGTACATCCTGCTGGACATTGCCGTTGAAGAGCTGTTCCCAGAGCTGAAG GCACATCGTGACCACAGCACCAGCCTGGTGATCTAG
- the snx14 gene encoding sorting nexin-14 isoform X3 → MALYSWQQAQQELFPSGHSCAVCGKRKCSRHRPTLLLENYQPWLDLKVYSKVDTSISEVLELILENFVYPWFRDITDDEACVDELRQMFRFFAAVMVRRAQKIDIPSVVIGKMAKAAMKHIEVFATARERVKSPECLQQAALEEYGPDLHVALQSRRDELLYLRKLTEMLFPYVMPPIFPECRSLALLIREVMTGSVFLPTMDFMADPDTVNHMVLIFIDDTPPEVATEPPSALVPFLQKYSDPRNKNPSVLKLELKEIRDQQDLLFRFMSFLKAEGAVHVLQFCLSVEEFNDKILCPELSDTELQALHSEVQQIYETYCLEESIDKIRFDASIVEEIHKIALGPYAEVVNLQKIPCMFEAYEHVLSLLENVFTPLFCHSDEYFRYLLCGAESPPRNSRLNRNSLSLDDIRNTSKRGESFGISRLSSKIKGVFKNTTMEGAMLPSYTMVEGDDDQVEEATVVVEDDSPAEVATNAGTQRNLSAWVIRIPYVDFYEDDVKKEKIPVFCIDVERHDRKQVGHEPETWSVFRRYLEFYVLESKLTEFHGSFQDAQLPSKRILGPKNFDFLNSKRGEFEEYLQRLLQHPELSNSQLLADFLSPHSMETQFLDKMLPDVNLGKIFKSVPGKLMKEKGQNLEPFLQSFFTSCEAPKPKPSRPELTILSPSDCNKKLVSDLYKNNADLAEAVDRRHKPNYFMEIMSVDGVFDYMMFVGRVVFRVADWVHHLLSAGRILLKNTLEAYMDHYIQFKLEQILQEHRVVSLITLLRDAVFCESTEVRSAEDKQKRAKQTFEEMLNYVPDIVVKCIGEEARFEGIRFLFEMLQQPLLNKQMTYILLDIAVEELFPELKAHRDHSTSLVI, encoded by the exons atggcgctgtacagctgg CAACAGGCCCAACAGGAGCTGTTTCCCTCGGGCCacagctgtgctgtgtgtggcaAGAGGAAATGCAGTCGCCACAG accAACTCTTCTGCTGGAAAACTATCAGCCATGGTTGGACTTGAAAGTGTATTCCAAAGTAGACACTTCTATATCTGAG GTTCTGGAGTTGATTCTGGAGAACTTTGTGTATCCTTGGTTCAG GGATATAACAGACGACGAGGCTTGTGTGGATGAGTTGAGGCAGATGTTCCGTTTCTTCGCTGCGGTAATGGTGAGACGGGCTCAGAAG ATTGACATTCcctcagtagttatagggaaaATGGCCAAAGCGGCCATGAAGCATATTGAAGTTTTTGCTACAGCGCGAGAGAGAG TGAAGAGCCCAGAGTGTTTGCAGCAGGCTGCTTTGGAAGAGTACGGCCCAGATCTACACGTGGCACTGCAAAGCCGCAGAGATGAGCTCCTCTACCTGAGGAAGCTGACAGAGATGCTCTTTCCTTATGTCATGCCACCAATATTCCCTGAGTGcag ATCTCTTGCACTCCTGATTCGAGAGGTCATGACGGGATCAGTTTTCCTTCCTACTATGGACTTCATGGCTGATCCA GACACTGTCAATCACATGGTGCTCATCTTTATCGATGATACTCCT CCTGAGGTGGCAACAGAGCCCCCCTCTGCCCTGGTGCCCTTTTTACAGAAGTACTCTGATCCCCGCAACAAGAATCCATCT GTGCTGAAGCTGGAGCTGAAGGAGATTCGTGATCAGCAGGATCTGCTCTTCCGATTTATGAGCTTCCTGAAGGCAGAGGGCGCTGTGCACGTTCTGCAGTTCTGCCTGTCTGTGG AGGAATTCAATGACAAAATCCTCTGTCCTGAGCTAAGTGACACTGAGCTGCAGGCTCTGCATAGTGAGGTGCAGCAAATTTATGAGACCTACTGCCTGGAGGAGAGCATTGACAAAATCCGCTTTGACGCTTCCATTGTGGAGGAGATCCACAAAA TTGCTCTTGGCCCGTATGCAGAGGTGGTGAACCTGCAGAAGATCCCCTGTATGTTTGAGGCCTATGAACATGTTCTGTCTCTGCTGGAGAACGTCTTCACCCCTCTGTTCTGCCACAGCGATGAG TACTTCAGGTACTTGCTGTGTGGTGCCGAGTCTCCACCTAGGAATTCCAGGCTAAACAG GAATAGCTTGAGTTTGGATGATATAAG GAACACTTCAAAGCGGGGGGAGTCATTCGGGATCAGCCGTCTCAGCAGCAAAATCAAGGGGGTCTTCAAGAACACCACCATGGAGGGTGCCATGCTGCCCAGCTACACAATGGTGGAGGGGGACGATGACCAG GTGGAGGAGGCCACTGTAGTTGTGGAAGATGATTCCCCTGCTGAGGTAGCCACCAATGCAGGAACCCAGCGGAACCTCTCTGCCTGGGTCATCAGAATTCCGTATGTAGACTTTTACGAGGACGACGTCAAGAAAGAGAAGATTCCAGTCTTCTGTATTGATGTGGAGCGCCATGACCGGAAGCAGG TGGGTCACGAACCTGAAACATGGTCTGTCTTCAGGAGATATCTCGAATTCTACGTCCTGGAATCAAAGCTGACCGAATTCCATG GATCATTTCAAGATGCGCAACTGCCTTCCAAGAGGATTCTAGGACCAAAAAACTTTGACTTCCTAAATTCGAAGAGGGGTGAATTTGAAGAGTATTTGCAG AGACTTCTCCAACACCCGGAGCTCAGCAACAGCCAACTGCTGGCCGACTTCCTCTCCCCGCACAGCATGGAGACACAGTTTCTCGACAAGATGCTCCCCGATGTCAACCTTG GAAAAATCTTCAAGTCAGTTCCTGGAAAATTAATGAAAGag AAAGGACAGAACCTGGAGCCCTTCCTCCAGTCTTTCTTCACCTCCTGCGAGGCACCCAAACCCAAGCCCAGTCGGCCTGAGTTGACAATCCTGAGCCCCAGCGACTGCAACAAAAAG CTTGTCAGTGACCTGTATAAAAACAACGCTGATCTGGCAGAGGCAGTGGACAGGAGGCACAAACCAAACTACTTTATGGAGATCATGTCCGTGGACGGGGTGTTTGATTACATGATGTTTGTGG GCAGGGTGGTGTTCCGCGTGGCAGACTGGGTGCACCACCTACTCAGCGCGGGCCGCATTCTCCTAAAGAACACTCTGGAGGCCTATATGGACCACTACATCCAGTTCAAACTCGAACAGATCCTGCAGGAGCACAGGGTGGTCTCGCTCATCACACTTCTCAGAG ATGCTGTATTCTGTGAGAGCACCGAGGTACGCTCCGCTGAAGACAAGCAGAAACGAGCCAAGCAAACTTTTGAAGAGATGTTGAACTACGTCCCAG ACATTGTAGTAAAGTGCATTGGCGAGGAGGCCCGATTCGAGGGCATCAGGTTCCTCTTCGAAATGCTGCAGCAGCCTCTTCTAAACAAACAG ATGACGTACATCCTGCTGGACATTGCCGTTGAAGAGCTGTTCCCAGAGCTGAAG GCACATCGTGACCACAGCACCAGCCTGGTGATCTAG